TCGATTTTGAAGCTGAGCTTTCTAAACTGAAAGTTGAAATTCCACAGAGCGGAGAAGAAGATGTTTCTCTCTGAAAAAAGACTTGCCGAGATCTTTGATAAGGTTTCCCAATTGAAGATAGCAGTGATCGGCGATGTTATGCTCGATAAGTATCTTTGGGGTGAGGCCGATAGGATTTCTCCCGAAGCGCCTGTGCCGATAGTTGACCTTAAAAAGGAGGAGATCCGTATTGGTGGTGCTGCCAATGTGGCCGACAACCTCAGTGTTCTTGGGGCTGAGCCCCTGCTCATTTCGCTGATTGGCAATGATATCGCTGGGGAACAATTCAAAGCCCATTCAGCGGAGCTTGGGCTTCCAATAGATTTATTGGTAGTTTCCGATAAAAGACCGACCACAGTTAAAACCCGTATTATTGCCAGGAATCAGCAGGTATGCCGAATTGACAGCGAATTAGCGGTGGAAATGTCACCAGCTGTTTATAAAAAACTCGCCGAAAGACTGGATTCGGTTGCCTCTGAAGTAGATGCTGTGATAATCTCCGATTACGGTAAGGGCGTAATTACTTCAGATTTCGTCAGCAGGATAGTTAATTTATGTCGTAACTCGGGGAGTATCGTAACAGTTGATCCTAAAGAGCATCATTGGAAATATTATAAGGATGTCGATCTTATAAAGCCGAACGACAACGA
The sequence above is drawn from the bacterium genome and encodes:
- the rfaE1 gene encoding D-glycero-beta-D-manno-heptose-7-phosphate kinase — encoded protein: MFLSEKRLAEIFDKVSQLKIAVIGDVMLDKYLWGEADRISPEAPVPIVDLKKEEIRIGGAANVADNLSVLGAEPLLISLIGNDIAGEQFKAHSAELGLPIDLLVVSDKRPTTVKTRIIARNQQVCRIDSELAVEMSPAVYKKLAERLDSVASEVDAVIISDYGKGVITSDFVSRIVNLCRNSGSIVTVDPKEHHWKYYKDVDLIKPNDNETSHATGIATDTEFNLENAGWKLLEMTSAKAALITTGERGMSIFKPGERVEHLKTMAQDVFDVTGAGDTVIAVATTALAAGANLIEAAIIANHAAGVVVGEVGTAAVNLEGIANSMVREKTVQKTNG